The window GgactgttggggagagagacttacaggctgccactcacctatctgatgggggaaggaggaagctgATGAAGGAGGCAGCATAGAGGTCTGCATAGCGCATCAGCTGATTGGCAAAGAGCGTCTGGTGGGAACCACAGTGGAAGAGGCTGCCCATCTTCCTGTAGCACATATCCATCTCGTGGGTGACATTCTGGATCTGACGCTTGATGGAGCTGATGTCCGGGTGCTCGCTGCTGCCGCTATCCAAGGGCCATCCGATGTGATGCATCAGAGTCACGGCACCaagatgttagggggcttattccttcactctctcacttccctggtccttctcgcatgaacagagagaacAATatccgaagtccaaaggcgcaaacaattcaatgtttattggggtgaacttccagcaagtatgattccagtttccttccttattgttccccttcccagctctgagtccacagagccttgtctgtgtccctgtttctgttcccatcccgtttcaatttccccctttagcaaaacatgatcccaattcccccatccccagtgcctgttcccattccccccacttacttcctgattgactgcagaccatatagtaaaacctgagttttgcttagctattccttaaccaattattttactgaaatttaactaaccaatcctaacatattgtaacatggttatttaaccaattataccccaccatcttaattagtttacacgcaacaaaattaattatacagcagacagaaacaatcacagaaccagacaaagactgtgcaaataaacatacaaaacaatacagaagtgagcatttcac of the Gopherus flavomarginatus isolate rGopFla2 chromosome 1, rGopFla2.mat.asm, whole genome shotgun sequence genome contains:
- the LOC127047157 gene encoding cytosolic purine 5'-nucleotidase-like isoform X1, whose protein sequence is MHHIGWPLDSGSSEHPDISSIKRQIQNVTHEMDMCYRKMGSLFHCGSHQTLFANQLMRYADLYAASFISFLLPPSDRMIKVCCIALEFLK
- the LOC127047157 gene encoding cytosolic purine 5'-nucleotidase-like isoform X2 produces the protein MHHIGWPLDSGSSEHPDISSIKRQIQNVTHEMDMCYRKMGSLFHCGSHQTLFANQLMRYADLYAASFISFLLPPSDRSVHFEAEDGSGK